Below is a genomic region from Erigeron canadensis isolate Cc75 chromosome 7, C_canadensis_v1, whole genome shotgun sequence.
CCTTTTAATTTGAATCGTTTCATTTGAACAATTGCTTAcaaaagtccttgtgttcgacctcagATTTACCGaatttactatactgcatgtgATCAGGTTCACTGCTtgtaagtgtgttgtagtcagtctTTTCGTAAtttgtgtttataaattttattactcgattTAACACATTACTCAACGGATCAATTCTTACAGAAGTAGAAATTCAGACTCGAATCCGGATAAATTCAGGGTCTTCTATACCATTTGACCTTTTGTTCTTGTATCCACATTCATCCCCCATACGGCTTACAAGATCGATCCTACATAGTAAAATTACAAAACCACACTGCGCTTTGAAAATTATCAACACAAGCAGATAAAAACAACGGTTTAAACATCAATGCCAACGAATCTTTTAACAAACAAGTCAAGAGAAAGACGAGAGCAAGCTGCAATTTGAAGTTCATTTCATCCTAATGTATagtaataaatgaaaattcGAAAAGCTTTATCATAATGGAAACGAGCAGGTATGTAAAGATCTATATAGACTACTTTATGTCGAACTTGATGAGTATTGGCCGGTTGTGTTAAAACTTTATAGCTAATTCTGTTTTTTCTGATCATCCTTAACCAAGAGCTGATTATCATGTTTCAGATCATCTTTAGCGGCCTAGAGCTGGTTTTCTTGTACTTGCTCATCATTAGCCAGGGGCTGATTATCTTGTTCACGATTATCACAAGGCAAGAGCTCATCAAGACGTTGATTAATCAAATCATCATTCATCAAGTCTTGATGTCGATCAGCATCCTTGTAGTAAAATCTTGCAAACAAACAATAGATGATGAAGTTTACTAAGCCAACAAATACGAGATGCAAATAATACTTATCTAGGCGACTTTCATTTACTGTGTTCCCGAACCATCCCAGTCGGCTTTTAAATATTAAGATGAGAATAATGTTAAGAAACGTTCCAAAGCCCGTCACAAATTCAATATATTCCTCCCCGTAACTGTGTAATGTCTCTTCTTTCATTTGTGACTTGTAGAAATTTAACAATCCTTCCCCAGTAAGTCCTTCCATGCCCCCAATCACACAGAACTGAGGCACCAACCAAAGAAAACTTAGGGAAGTATTTGCATTCTTATCATCCAGATTGTTAACTCTTTTTAACCTTTGAACCTCCAGTTGCCAAGCAAAAACACAACTTACTATTCCACAAAGCATTCCGACGCCAACTTTGaccttttcattatttttacgTAAACCACAAATCCAGGGATACAAAAATGGGATAGCAAAACTCGAGACATCTTTAATCAAGCCGTAGATCTGTACTGCTATTTGGTTGTTAGTATTGAGGTTGTTGTATTGCTCAAAAAAGAAGGTGCTCCCAGTTGCTGATATTAGGTACACGACCAAAAACACCTCCCACATGGGAAACATTCTTAAAAGGCTCATCACCCACTGGATAGTGGTGATCTTTCCTGCATAATCCCTTCACCTTCTCTAATATTTTCCGTTCCATTTTGTCTTGAAAATCTGGTTATACGCCTAGCCAAAAAGTATTGTAACTTAGattaatatgaacaaagtaaCCATATATACATACGCAAACAATTTCATATACAATAACCAACTACACAAAACTACTAATTAATAACGTGTATTACAACAATAAACTGAAAGTTTGATACATACAATTAATGTTTGATATTTGTTTCAGAGGAGCGGGTGAATGAAAAAGTACCAGGATTTGCGCTTGATTAGTAGTTCCTTGATACCCATGTGTAACACTCGAAAGAAGACACCTACGGGTCTTTCAGTCAGTTGCCCCTGATGATAACTATTATGGCCAGTGCAAAAAATGATCAAGCATATTGTCATAAAGACTATGCAAATCAAGATTTGAATTCCCCAACCTATTTGGGAAACAAACAACATCGCACAAATGGCAGCAACAACTTTTGCTATACGTGGCCAGATTTCTGCACGTGCAATAGATCGTTCTTTAGTCTGAGCTTCTGACTTATCAAGGTCATTCACCAGGTCGGTGAGTACTTCTTGTAAAAGCTTGTCTCCGGATGTTCCAAGAGCTAAGAGTACCAGCAAGATCACAACAAGCCATTTCACATCGTACGGATTGAACATCAACAAAAGCATCAAGCCCTGTTAGAACAAAAGTATGAAGATAATGGTCTAGATCAACTTAAATAGGCAACACTTAAATAATGTTCAACACAAGTAACGTGACAGGGTATCACGTTAGTTTATATATGGCATATATATTACAAGCATTAAGCAAACAATAAACATTATACGACGAGTAGGAAGCAAGGCAAGGCAGTCACCAATCAGTGACAGCAACACCACCAGAACTAAGTGGCTAAATGGTTGCTACAGCAGGGACGACTCCAGCTTGGGGGCAGCGGGGTCAGCTGCCCCCACTTCAATTTTAGTATAATCTAATTTTTCagaatttaaatggtatatttgtaaatttttttaaaagtaagaaaaaataagtaggaaataaatacaaatgttaCCTTTGTTGTCAATTTatcataaacttattatttggaTGTCATTGGTCATCGAGCATTAATTTTAAGATAGATTTTTTCATtgagagattaaaaaaaaactcgagctgttttgatttttaatagaaaaaacgaaataaagtttaagaaaaaactttCGTTGTTTGGGTATGTAAATGTGTAGTACATTATAGTGGAACTGTTTATAGAAAAttgattttctttcaaattattatacatatttatcacaaacaattaattataattatcataatgtagagaatatatatatatatatatatatataaagctaatTATATCCAAAGAAATATGTTTTTTGGTTTCGtgcattatatgattgaatacgttttaATCTAATAAGACCTTGGCTATACATggtcattatttattataaaaaaactattatttttaaatatgagtgtcAGACCCGATATAGATAACAAATTCCTTTGAGggttcattttctattttcgaGCTAGggcctttttttttccattcccGGATAGACATttataagtatgacaaacaacTCTTAAAAATCCCGTAACAAAAATTTTTCTGGCTCCGTCTCTGTGCTACAGTATCATCGATCTATTCATCTTCCAGCACAACTTATATATTCGAGTTATCATATAGTTGTCCGTTTCTACTTTATTAATTCCGGTATTTGCTCAGATTTGAATTGGGGTCTCTTCTCAAAGCAGACCATCATATTTAAACACCTCGATGTTAATCCTTAAGGTATATACAATTTGGGACGATGTTAAGATTACTTTTTGTTACAATACCTCCAATGGTTGATCCTTGtttataaaaaaaggaaaatttacatatataaaatcttcaaaaaatatctttttcaaATAATGTGTTCACAAATACAGATCTCCAATGGTTGGTTGGTTTGTTAAAACGTTTATTTAAGGtttccttttttaaatattttctacTAACGAGGTTTACAGACACGGTCCTCTACTTTTGAATTGTTTATCAAAAGCGTATACCACTAGTAGTTAGAATAATTTTTCCCCGGTAATTGGGGTGTGCAACATGTGCACTTGTAGAGGGTTAAATTGTTTATTAAAATGTTCCTTTAAAACATTCTCTTTTTTCAGAATATAGTTAATTGGTTACTTTATAGACACTTgcatagtgtcataaaaaagcAACGttttaataatttgtttaaaggGCAGGCGGCTAAGTGATTGGGTGTGCAGGAGTTGAGTTCATCTAATTAGGCCATAGCTAGACTCGTTTAATAAATGAGTTTAAACGATATATCCTTTTTTTAAAGtgtattgaaaataaaattacgtAATAGTATTTGTTTAAATCCTCatcgaaactaaattaaatgtaaacaattaaaactaaaatttgaagtcttttacatgaaattaaatCTGCATGCATAAATAGCATAATGACCAATTTTTCATGATCAATATTGTACAAGGACTCCAAAAAGAAACGGTCCAGTCAATTATTGGTAATGATTTCGATCTCTTGATAGAATTAACGTATTGGACTGTATATAGTAAAATTGCATATTTAAATGTTCACATTGTATATGGTAATTAAATCCACATGCGAAAAAATATGATGGAAGAACACAAGTAGCTAGTTATATGTTACTTAATCGTAAACGATGATCCATAATGTCTACATGATGCTAGCTAGTTAGCAtcatagatataatatatatgaaactatGGTTTTAGATGTCATCCATAAGGGATAGGTCTCCTGCTGGACAACATACGTACTGTtgcatatatataatgcattACTAGATGGTTCACAAGCTAATAACACTTCGCTAGCTAGAAGAGAGATGATAGAAAATGCTTACTCCGATATACGCGGTGTTGGAAAACAAGATAGTGTAGAATCTTCCAACGTACGAGTCAGCTGCATTGGCCATGAGTACCACCAAAACGGATGATAATGAACCATGGATGTTCGACATGATTGAAGACACCACTAAATCCTCTCCATGGTCTGTAAAATACCATGCTAGTACATTTATAATTGCATAGTTTGTCAAAGCACGACTAAAGGCTAAAACTGCATAGATCAAAACACACGtacataaattaatttatcGAATATGCACAAAAGGGAAGATtgtatacagtatatatatatatcagctTGTTAATTTGATGATTCTAGCTAGCTAAGAGAATTACCAACAGCGAAGAGAAGACGATGCTTATATATGAAATAGTATTCCTTCTGGCGACGATAATATTCTTTAAGGCGACGAATAAGACTGTGAATGAAAGAATTCAAGCATGGTAGCCACACCGATGTAGAAATAATGACCATTGTATTGATAGATTTTGATCAAGTAATTAATAGCTTGCTTAGTTATTTCTTTGTCTAATCTTTATTAATAGCTTTGTTAATAAGCTCTAGTATTTAACTTGTAAGGAATTTCTTTGGTAATCACAGTTCTAAAAGCAAACATCGATCACTTGATCTTATAGTCAAGGTCAATGTTTAAATAATTAGAGTTATGTGGTCCACCTGGTTTATTGctaattaaacataaacatactCAACTTGGATATGTGAATTGTTTTAATGTATGCATATATGGTATCTATTTTTCACATgctattttcttaaaaaattttttttattcaaactgAAATATCTAACAAGTTTTCTATTATTCTCTCTGTCTTATTATAAATATCTTAATTACTTTAAATGTTATagtactttttttctttcaatttcaccatacatatttttatttgtattaactATAAATTGATAAAGTTCATATCAAAGCTCAATTTATtcatattagtttatattaaatattatataacataaataaaaacatttatgaTCAAAGTCGAAAAGAAATactttaagaattaaaataaaacattcatAATGAGACAAAAAGTACATATTAAATAGGATATGAAAAGCTAAACAAGAtcactttttaaataaaaaggccgggttaaacttgtatagattcTCAATTCGTTGACCAAAAAAAACCCACCAccctaaatttttttgttttaatttggtATTAATTATTGCCATATTTAAAAATTGTGGATATATTTCACAAAATATTACTCTCAaaatttctatatttttacaCCTTTAATTAGATTAAGGTATAGTACCTGGGGCATTTGTTAAAAAACTAGCCTTGTACCGGCACGATGCGGCGGGGCATAGGAAAAAAACGTTGGTTAAGTAGTTGTACCGTGTTactacatgaatgtatgattcaactcaagtgtttcttaccGCTGTTGTTATTTTAGAGTGAacgttttttatgttgattattattaaattcggtaacgcatgtgtgtttttttagtatattatgtGAACAACTTCAGGGAAGCGAAGGGACACGCGTAAGGTTTTTATTtaaagggtatttttgaaattttaggaataaagtgtttgatggtaatatagatttaaaaggtaattagagattttaaaggtagagtgttaaattttaaatagggtagtttgtttatatagataatatagatatataaaaaactaacCAATCTTTTctaaataatcaaaattaatatttcaatctaataattaattatcatttttacattaattatcatactataaaaaaaaaaacttagttcATTAGTAAATtccttatatatttataatacacaCGTAGCAAACagattattaattaacaaatactTTGCTTCTGCTTAAATAATGAATTCTATTACGTCTAAAGATTCCGtttcaaaaatgaaataaaattaggTTTCACAAAAATTGGAAAGCTCACGTGGCTTGATGTTAGAAGAAATAAAATTGCACTTTAGTAACGTTATATCTTTTTTACTCCAAGAGTACCTATTCTAATTACAAGTAATAACAAGCTCTCAAAAACTATATATCAGTATTAAGATTGAATTATGCTTTTGTCTTCAAACAGTACAAAAAATTCCATCACATCGGCTAATTCTATATTAATACTAGTTTTTAGTCTTCTCTGATGAACGGTTAGATTCAAAATAtgtcttgtatatatattttatttatgatcaaagttaagaaaaatattcaaaaagaTTAACTATGATAATTAAAATGAGACTAAagactaaaaaaatatattataatttagaaTAAAGATCTTCTAAAGTTGaattaactttataggtaaattTTGAGTgatattaaaatcaaagatcaagatttaaatttgatttttgattcttgacctttaattttaatccaacGGTAATGGATTTCCATCTTTACCCACGAATTAAAGTTTGATTGCAATTTAGAAATTCTCAATCTTATAACTTCATACATTTTGTGCTAGCATATTTCATCCTCTTGTAGATGTCAAGCATCTATAAATAACATTGATATGATTATCATTATCAAATAATTATCCAAACTTTTCAAATCTGTAACTCAAAGtcttatatctatacttttatttaGATTGCTATAACCACTAGactcaataataatatataataatttaatattaataataatattgatcaCTGGTCGCCACTTCTCAGGAGATGTCTTTGGTTTTCAAGTCTTGCCAAAGTCAACTAGACTCAAGAatagtaatatataataatttaataaaataatgataataacaacaactttaatttttttatataattacaacCATTCattcatattttaaattttaaatacttaatgagttttaatcttaaccattagTGTTTAAACCCCCATTGATTTCAataagaatttatttattttacctacctatatatcaatattataaattaaatcatttcataaataattttaaccTATAAATAATATGAGTTATAAAACGAAATGAATCACGTCCAGCCTACCATTCAATCACAAAATGATTAGTCACGATCGTGATTCGTGACTCCCGTTGCACCAAGTGAAATTTTAGCAATCAAATAATGAgctttaaaaaataacatataaaaaagacGTTAAATCCGTGTATTGTAACTTATAGATGCTGCCACAGCACAATAGATATACAAACTACATGCATTATGTTGGACTGTGGTCAAGCCACAGTTGAATGTTGACTCAATTCTAACTTGGTTTTATACAATAAAGTTCTAAAAGGACTGCCTCTAAACTACTTGATGTAGTATCAAAGTTACGGTCATGCTTTATAAACCCCATTTTACATTCAAAAATCTAACTTGTTCACATATACTTTTTCATGTAAATAGAAAAAAAGCCGGCTTCATTTGGAAAGCCATCATCCCATCATAAAGCACCAAATATTTTAGTTAGGGAGTTTTATACGGAGAAAAGTGTAATATTGTGATATAAAATTCTATATTAGTGAATTTGTTGGgtgaggattccctcaagttcctCAATTTGACTAGAAATTGGAGGAATTCtaacccttgaattaaaatcaaaagtcaagattaaaagattatttttaaatcttgacctttgattattatttaaggATTGAGATTATAAcaacttgacccctcaagttacTTTCAACTTGAGGGGATCTGCACCCGAGTTTGTAAGGGTAGTATATACTGTATACATTGAGGGCAGTTAACTTTGgcaagatttatatatatatttatttaggaGGACAATGATGATTTGAAGCGaacatttttaaaacaaaaaaaaataggaacGACTATCAGCCACCCATTTTTCCTCCTtctcattttttgattttttttggttttttttcttaAGGTTACAAGGCAAGCCAATTAGGTAGTATCACCTCATATGACATATCaccctttatgacctatcaccccactaAATATTTCTTATCAGAGAAATGTTTGAATGATAAACAAATCTTCACTAATTAACAAggttttacaaatatatatatgtggaccaatgaaaTAAAGAGATAGTaaataaagagaaaagaaaaatacataatttCATTAGTGGTTATGGATGACACATATATTTGTAAATCTTGTTAGCTAGTAAAGATTGTTTGTCACTCTAGCATTGTTTTTCTTATCAGTACCCGTAACGAAAAATCCCATACCgtatgaaaaaaagaaaaacaaaaaaaattttggaagagggggggggggaattattatttatttaggatgggtttttattataagtaatataaaaaatcaaaaataaaattgaaattaaaagaaatataaaatcatatcaaaagaGGAAAATAAAGATGGGAAATATCTTTATGCCTTTTTCGAGAAGGGTGTTCTCAATTTAACTCACTTCTATCGTCATACATTATTGAAAAGggttaaatccataaaaaggtaatttaTTTACACGATTTTCTTAttaaaggtaacttattttgttttcgtaTATTTAAGGgattctatttttataaaatttctaataaagggtatctcgttagtttttgacatacgaaactcgttaagtgccacatcatcgatgccacgtcatcagttttgctgacgtggcattaaaagaaatataaaatcatatcaaaagaGGAAAATAAAGATGGGAAATATCTTTATGCCTTTTTCGAGAAGGGTGTTCTCAATTTAACTCACTTCTATCGTCATACATTATTGAAAATggttaaatccataaaaaggaaATTTATTTACACGattttcctattaaaggtaacctattttgttttcgtataTTTAAGggattctatttttaaaaaatttctaataaagggtatctcgttagtttttgacatacgaaactcgttaagtgccacatcATCGATGCCACGTCATTAGTTTTGCtgacgtggcacttgactttgaccggtcaaagttcaaagtcaagtgccacgttagcaaaactgatgacgtggcatcgatgatgtggcacttaacgagccccgtctgtcaaaaactaacgtgataccctttattaggaactttttgaaaatatgatcctttaaatagacgaaaacaaaataggttacctttaatagaaaattcatgtaaataggttacctttttatagattttttttccTATTGAAAAAGCACAATAggcaaaacaaataaaaataaaaacaaaattaagatGATATATGTATTAATCATCATTAAGATTAACTAAGATatgagttaaaaaaaataaagtgaatCACAACCACCATCATTCATTCATTGTCTATCACAAGCCCGTAACTCCCGTTGCATCGTGTGAATGTTCACAATCAAATAATGGGCTGATCGATCGAGCTTCTAAAAAgaacatattaaaaaagaattgaaaaccgcgtaattaattttatcttaATGAATAGATAGACGTGTGTAGGAATATCGTTctactatatatagatatggaaatttatatatacaaactacTACATACattaccttttttctttttgttgcaTTTAATTTTCCAGTtacaatcttttcttttttttcttcccctaaccaacaaaaaaaaaaaacaaaaaccaatgGAGTTCAAGGCATTATCTGAGTTACCAAATTTATCACTGACTGACGATCTTGAAATTGGACCAGCTGTTGATAACGACCAAGTTTTATCCAACATTCAGAATCCAGCAATAAATCAAGAAATCGAAATTCCTGATGAAGTGAATGAAAATGAGTTAGTAAGTAATCAAACGAGTGTTGCTTTGCCTAGAAATAGCAAAATTTATTTCTACCTTTTCTATTGCATGTTTGTGATTTTGTATGTAGTGCTTGTTCTAGTAACCGCATGCACATATCCTCTTAAACCCGAATACAATGTTGAATTCTTCGTTCCTGCCTATGACAAAGAATCCAACTACACCGAAGAAATGAAGCAGTCGGTCTACTTAAACATAATGCTTGACAACCGCAATAAACTCACATCGGCTTTGTATGATGATATCAACATTACAATGTTCTATCAACCAACTAGCTCGAACTCGAATATTTACTACTTTGCGGGTGGCCTGATTCCAGGCTTCTACCAGCATAAACTACTGGAGCCTAAGAAACTGGATTTTCACATGCCTGCTCCTGGCTTGCCTGGTTTATTGAAGTTGGACTTCACTCAGATGGATTTTCGTGTGAATCTAGAGTTCACCATTAAATTCCGTTGTATATTTCTATGCAAGCATAAGCACCACTTTTTTATTGATCAAGACGTTAAGTTCTCATCGTGAAAAATTTGAATATTAGCATGGTGTTCACACAAATTAAAACAAGTTTCTAATTAGTTAATGGCTTTCATTTCGATGATTAATTCTAGTGTTTCACGATTTTATATATGATCTATATATTGGTATTCTGCTCATGTTATAACTTGAGTAGCTTAGTATTTGATAGACTTtgagttttgttaattttacttttataaattcttaaaatttttcCTGTGAACTGTTCAAAACAAGGATGTGATTTATGTATACCAGCTAATTATAAGGTAATTCTGAAGATTTTTAAGGACTAAGGTATTTCAAAATATAACTTTGCGTACAGGAATAATCCGAAATATGGGACATAAAGCTGATATGGGACGAACTGAGCGGTGTCAGCTTAATTAGGCCTAGCTATGCTTATAGGCAGGCCGTCCTCAGGACTTCTTGCCTGTCACTTCAGCATCACATTTCTCAGGACTCTCCTCAAGACACTCACTGCCTTTAAGGACAGCTTCTTCAGAACTTCTTCACCAcattatcaattcttttaacattttttataactttatatatatttaacattaaaacacacttaattaattgaaaaaacacattttattattaaatcacaccacacttaattaaaaaaagttacaacaaaattaaaaaacataacgATTGTTCATAACgacaatttattttaaaacataacaacaacaacacaataACATAATAAAGAACTACTCGTCGCTCTCGTTCTCGTCGTATCTCTAGAAACTCATCCCCATACTCAtcctgttggagtgtgatcagtttattataaatcgcatgtccgggaataatttaagcctacagggtcacacgaaatgacacggcaactcgataatattatttgatatattaaagtaatatattgattagtttgatcacgaaatgatttattaaacataattaaagagttagttatatttaattgattaaagaggaggattaaaatgtgaaaatcgaaaaatggacttggacctaaagtccataagGGGGACGGCCACATGGAGGCTTGTTTAAGCCTTTAtgttgcttattttccaagctaagattaatctaattaagtcctataaatagaggcttaattcTAGGTTTTTCACATACTTTTTTCACATAAGTTTTTCTCTCATTTTCTTCCTTTCTCTTTGAAGTGACCGAAAATTCCTTCTCCTTgaggggtttcgactttgaaatttaaggttcaagcaaTGGTTTGTTTGAATTGTGATCGGGTACTATCAtacgttattcggggtgtctagtgtgcgatcatagaggggttttgctttaaaccctaagcattaataataatcttaatattattatctttattggagACTGCATAAGGTACATGACTCAATTgtagtctttgttaattaatttgattgcatatatgtttcgatttcttccgttgcgcatactcgtgattatgtctgtttaggtgttcatattctaacagtggtatcacgagccacatatgtgatctattaattacaaatatcaaaacttgaagggggggttttgatggtccacgaatgcacaacttatgttttaattaagcatacaagaaagaaagtaggcaagcaagtaaataacaagaacaatgtaaagttcaattgcaatacatcaatgcaaggataatcatatgtatcattgattaaacgatgaatacatggttgatcttacacttgacttacaaaaatacaaaagaactaagataattgctaagtctagacggACAAGAAAAACTTAGAGTGACACACACACTTTTTAAGATGGCAAGACGCACTTAATACAaagtggctgtgttgctttatatagaggaagactTGGAGCAACACTGCCTGCTTTGATTGCGactagatggtggttgtcgaattccaattggctcatgatacttgaatcatgtgcccattgtcttctataccaaatcgggtaagagagagagagagagaacccttgctttggtcctaaatgtacatttaccattcagggtaaattacagttggttaaccaccacgtgacctttttgtcttcatgtagtttgaatatttccccCCATGATAAActtaggtcagcatgcatcccgctaaAGACGTCTCTTTATCTGCTGATGTCTTGCtagagacttgctgacgacgtgTGTCAGTTTtcaagtctccttcagcgaatcccagacttaacaatctccccctatttgctgaggagacttgctggATGAAAATTATTTTAGACAAAGATAAGAAAGAATGAATATGAGCTgaagatgtcttttatatcattgAAGTGAATTACAAGTtgagcataaagcttttacaaaatAGACATCTAAAGATTTGCAGCCTCTATCTCCCAAGCatcttcctgcttggcaattctaAGTACTGGATCATCTCTTCTCGCTGGCTTCATCAATTCCTCATCAATCCTGCTGATTACTGAGCGAGCACTGATCATCTTTgcaaat
It encodes:
- the LOC122609481 gene encoding protein NRT1/ PTR FAMILY 5.6-like → MVIISTSVWLPCLNSFIHSLIRRLKEYYRRQKEYYFIYKHRLLFAVVLAFSRALTNYAIINVLAWYFTDHGEDLVVSSIMSNIHGSLSSVLVVLMANAADSYVGRFYTILFSNTAYIGGLMLLLMFNPYDVKWLVVILLVLLALGTSGDKLLQEVLTDLVNDLDKSEAQTKERSIARAEIWPRIAKVVAAICAMLFVSQIGWGIQILICIVFMTICLIIFCTGHNSYHQGQLTERPVGVFFRVLHMGIKELLIKRKSWDYAGKITTIQWVMSLLRMFPMWEVFLVVYLISATGSTFFFEQYNNLNTNNQIAVQIYGLIKDVSSFAIPFLYPWICGLRKNNEKVKVGVGMLCGIVSCVFAWQLEVQRLKRVNNLDDKNANTSLSFLWLVPQFCVIGGMEGLTGEGLLNFYKSQMKEETLHSYGEEYIEFVTGFGTFLNIILILIFKSRLGWFGNTVNESRLDKYYLHLVFVGLVNFIIYCLFARFYYKDADRHQDLMNDDLINQRLDELLPCDNREQDNQPLANDEQVQENQL